The Bacillota bacterium DNA segment ATTGCAGAACCAGGTGCACTGGTAGGGTTTGCGGGGCGGCGCGTGACGGAACAAACAATCAGAGAAAAACTTCCCCCCGGTTTTCAAACCGCCGAGTTTTGTTTCAGCCATGGCCTCCTCGATCTCGTGGTCCCCAGGCCGGAAATGAAAAAAACTTTAGCGCAGATCCTCTCTCTTCACGGTGAAAGGAGTTAACGGGATTGCCTAATATGCTTCTTGATTTCGAAAAACCTCTCGTTGAATTAGAAAGCCGGATCGCCGAACTCAAAAAATATGCCGGGGATAAGGGAATCGCGCTGAATGCCGAAATCGAACTCTTAGAAAAAAGAGCCCTGGAACTAAAAAGAGAAATCTACCAAAACCTCACACCCTGGCAGCGTACCCAATTGGCGCGTCATCCCGAGCGCCCCAACGCCCTTGATTACATCAAGTTTCTGTTTACCGACTTTCTTGCGCTCTTTGGAGACCGGTGCAGCGGTGACGACTCTGCTGTTATCGGCGGGATCGCTTGCTTTGAAGGTTACCCTGTTACGATCATCGGGCACGTCAAAGGTCACAATACAAGGGAAAACCTTGCCCGGAATTTTGGCATGCCCCATCCTGAAGGTTTTCGGAAAGCGCTCCGCCTGGTCCAGCAGGCAGAAAAATTTCACCGCCCGGTAATATCTTTTGTTGATACACCCGGCGCCTATTCCGGAATAGGCGCCGAAGAGCGCGGTCAGGCCTGGGCGATCGCCCGGAACTTGTACGCCTTTGCTCAAGTCAGGACACCCGTAATTGTTGTAGTTACGGGCGAAGGGGGGAGTGGGGGAGCGCTTGCTTTAGGAGTGGGGGATGTTCTTTTAATGTTCGAAAACGCGATCTTTTCTGTAATTTCTCCCGAAGGGTGTGCCGCGATCCTCTGGAAGGATGCCGGGCGCGCCCCGGAGGCGGCCGCTGCCCTCAAGCTTACGGCGCCCGAGTTGCTCGAACTGGGCGTAATTGACGGGATGGTTCCGGAACCCCTGGGAGGCGCCCACCGCGACCCTCCCGGAGCGGCTGAAAATTTACGGCAAGTGCTCAGAAAGGGACTGGATGAATTAAAGCAGGTGAATATCGATGCCATAGTTTTTAACCGCTGGAATCGCCTCCGCAGCATAGGGAAGTTTTAAGGGGGAAACAATAACCCTGTAGGCAGACGAGAGGGTGAAGAAATGCGATTTGTAAGCCGAATTGGGGTTCTGACAAGCGGGGGTGATGCCCCGGGGATGAACGCAGCGGTTCGAGCCGTCGTCCGGAAAGCCATTTATCATGGTCTTGAAGTAATCGGAATCCGCCGGGGATACCTCGGTCTTTTGCAAAAAGATTTTATGAAACTTTCCTTGGGTTCGGTGGCAGATATTATCCACCGGGGAGGGACGATGCTACGCACGGCCCGGTGTGAAGAGTTTAAAACCCCGGAGGGCCAGGCGCGGGCAGTTGATAACCTTCAGGAGGAAGGGATTGAAGGGGTTATTATCATCGGAGGGGATGGCTCTTTTCGCGGAGCACTTGCCCTTGCAAGATACGGAGTTGCAGTTGCAGGGGTGCCTGCTACGATTGACAATGATTTGGCATATACCGATTATTCGATAGGATTCGATACTGCTGTTAATAATGTGGTTGACGCGATCAATAGAATAAGGGATACAGCGACATCCCATGAGCGGACCTTTATCATCGAAGTGATGGGGCGCCATGCCGGACATATTGCCCTCTTCGCTGGATTGGCGGGGGGGGCAGAATCAATTTTAATTCCCGAAATTCCTTACGATATAAATGATGTGATCTTTAAGCTGGAACGGGGGTTAAGCCGCGGCAAACTCCACAGCATCATTATTGTTGCCGAGGGTGCCGCCAGCGGATTAGCTATTGGAGAGGAGATCCAGCGGAGGACGGGACTTGAGACAAGAATCACGATTCTCGGGCACATCCAGCGAGGGGGTACACCTACCGCGCTCGACAGGGTAATTGCCAGCCGGATGGGAGCAAGTGCCGTGGATTTGCTCCGTACAGGAGAAAGCGGGAAAATGGTGGGGATCGTGGCGGGAAAGCTGGTTTCTGTAGATCTGGAAGAAGTTCTCAAGCATAAAAAAGAATTAGACAGCGAGACTTGGGAGCTGGCGGGAATTCTCGCGATCTGACCCCAATCAGGTAAGCCTTAAAAGAACTCGAAAAAAAGGAGGGGTCCGATGAGAAAAACGAAAATTGTCTGCACGATTGGCCCGGCCAGTGATTCCCTGGAAGTCATCATGGAGTTAATTAAAGCAGGGATGGATGTAGCGCGGTTAAATTTTTCCCACGGTACGCATGAAGAGCACGAAAGGCGCCTCAATAACTTGCGCCGGGCGGCAGCCGAGCTTGGGAGCAATCTGGCGCTCATGCTTGATACCAAGGGTCCCGAAATCCGTATCGGGCGTATCAAGGGGGACAAAGTAATCTTACACGAGGGTGCCCGGGTGACACTGACGACAGAAGAGGTTGAGGGCGACGAAAACCGGATTTCGGTTACCTATAAAGGGCTGCCGCGGTCCGTCAAGCCGGGGGATACGATCCTGCTCGATGACGGGATGATCGGCCTCAAGGTTCTTGAGGCAGAAGGTACCGAGGTACATTGTGAAGTGATTTTTGGAGGTGAATTAAAAAGCCGGAAGGGTGTCAATCTTCCGGGTGTTCCCCTCGATTTGCCTGCTGTAACAGAGCAAGATGTGGCTGATATTAATTTCGGAATTGACCACGAAGTCGATTTTATTGCGGCATCATTTGTGCGACGGGCTGCCGATGTTTTAGCGGTCAGGCGCTTGTTAGAGGCCCGTGAGGCTGATATTCAGATTATTGCGAAGATCGAAAATGAGGAAGGAGTAACAAACCTTGATGAAATTATTAAGGTAGCAGATGGGGTGATGGTGGCGCGGGGGGATTTAGGGGTGGAGATCCCAACCGAGGAAGTTCCCCTGATTCAAAAAAAGATTATCGAAAAGTGCAACCGCACAGGCAAGCCTGTCGTTACTGCAACCCAAATGCTGGAATCAATGATCCGCAACCCGCGCCCCACGAGGGCCGAAGCAAGTGATGTCGCAAATGCCATTTTGGATGGAACAGACGCGGTAATGCTTTCCGGAGAAACAGCAGCCGGAAGATACCCGGTCGAGGCTGTCCGGATGATGGCGCGGATCGCGGAACGCACTGAAAAGGCGCTGGATTACGGGCAATTGCTTAGAAAACGGGCGGCTTCTGCACCCCGGACGATAACCGATGCCATCAGTCACGCTACGTGCACAACAGCCGAGGATTTAGGTGCGGCTGCCATTATTACCGCGACAAAGTCAGGTTTTACGGCCCGGATGGTATCGAAATACAGACCGCGCGCACCGATCGTAGCAGTAAGTCCGAGTGAAAAGGTGCGCCGCAAGCTCTCCCTCGTATGGGGGGTTCAGGCGCTGGGAATTTCTCATACTGTAAACACCGATGAAATGATCCAGGACGCGGTGGATACCGGTCTTGCGGAGGGCCTGATTAAATGCGGCGACCTGGTCGTGATTACCGCTGGTGTTCCGGTGGGCGTGCCGGGCACAACTAACCTGTTAAAAGTTCACATCGTAGGAGAAGTGCTGGCGCGGGGGACAGGTATCGGGAACCGGGCGGTAATCGGCCAGGTTCGAATTTGTAAAAAACCCGAAGAAGCTCTTGCAAAGGTAAATCGTGGCGATATTTTAGTTGCGACAAGTACGGACCGGGATTTCATTCCCGGTATGCAGAAAGCGGGGGCGATCATCACCGAGGAAGGTGGCCTCACTTCCCACGCTGCGATTGTTGGTTTAAATTTGGGAATTCCTGTTGTTGTAGGTGTGGAGGGTGTAACGGAAATCCTTAAAGATGGAGGTACAGTTACCGTTGACAGTATGCGCGGTCTGATTTACCGGGGCGCGACAACAGTTCTCTAATTTTCCGGAGGGGGGAGGACTGTGTATCAATTTTATCTCCTTGCACAGGCTGAAAAGGGCAATGCCGAGGCTTTCTGGATCTTGGCCGAACATTACCTTCCGGTGATTTTTAATGAGGTCTGGCTTCTCTCGGGAAGCACCGCTGAGACAAAAAGGATGATGGAACAGGGGCTCCTTGCCGCCTGGTCCAAAATTCGGACCATGGCAAATCGGGGAGCCTTTCAAAATTTTTTAAGCCGCACCATCGTCGAAACAGCTTTCTCGCGCCTTAGAAAACATAAGACGCCACTCATCCCCGGTCCCCAAGATGATGAGATCATCAAAGAAGCAAGCACGCCAGTGCAGGCAATCCTTCAATTAAACCGTTTAGAGCGCTGTCTCGTGATTTTGCGCTATTTAGAAAACTTAACACTTCAAGAAATCGCGGTCCTGCTCGGGAAGCGGGAGGAACAGGTTTCGGAAGCCCTTGCAAGGATTTTATCTTCCCTCGAAATACCTGAATAGGGGGCATTATGATGACCTCCGAGTGCGAATCTGTTCGCAAGCGTTTATCTGCTTATTTGGGTCATGACCTTGACTGGCGGGAAGGGGAGAGGATTAACCTGCACCTGCAACATTGTCCCTCCTGTCGCACTGTTTATCTCCAGTGTCGTGCCCGGGTGGAAGGGCTGCGCCGGAACTTGCGGGACTGGGCTTGTGAGAACCGTTTACCGGAGGGCTGGAACGAGGATTTCCGGGAAAGGCTTTTGAAGGCAGCCGGGCACGAGAAGAAGCGGGTTCCCCCGGATAAGAAAAATTTAATTTCCGGGAAGTACAGGGAGCCTGAACTGGGAGAAAGAATTAAGATTCCGCTAATCCTTGTTGGCGGATTACTTCTGGCGCTCCTTGTTTCTCCTTTTTTAAGCTGGTTAACCATGCGCCTTCCTTACTACGGCCCCCTGGTGAAAAAAATTCTTTTCACCGATTCTCTGCAACTTAATTGGGAGAATGTATACTGTGAAAGGTTTTTGGGATGACTTGACGAATCCTTAAAATGAATTATACTCAAATCAGTCTGGATTTTAATCGAGGGTGGTTGAAATGCTCAAAATAGAAGACCTTTACGTCGAAGTGGCAGGAAAAAAGATTTTACAGGGGGTTAATCTTCACATTAAACCCGGGGAAACCCATGCCCTTTTTGGCCCCAATGGTTCCGGGAAGTCAACTCTGCTCGGGGCAATTGTCGGTTTTCGCAGGTACCGGATTACAGGGGGAAAAATCTTCTTTAAAGGGGAAGATGTAACAGGACTTTCTGTCCACGAGCGCGCCCAGCGAGGAATTGGAATTGCCTTTCAGCGCCCTCCGGTGCTGCGGGGTGTTTCCATGCGAGACCTTTTACGCATTTCCGGCCAGGGAAAAGTAGAAAACATTGAAGAACTGGCCAAACCGTTGAATTTTCTCTCTTTTTTGGAGCGGGATGTCAACGTTGGTTTCTCCGGAGGCGAAATCAAGCGTTCCGAATTACTGCAGCTTCTTACACAAGATCCGGATTTGGTGCTGCTTGACGAACCTGAGTCGGGAGTAGACCTGGAGAACATCGCATTGATCGGACAGGCAATCAACCAGTTGTTACAAAAAGACAGTTTTCACAGGCGGGAGCGTTCACGCCGGGAGATTAAAGAGGCCCGGCAGAAATCGGGACTCATTATTACCCACACCGGTTTTATTCTCGATTACGTGCCTGCTGATGTTGGACATGTTCTCTACGAGGGAAAACTTTCTTGCAGCGGGTTAAACCCGCGCGAGTTACTGGGCTGTATTCATGAGCTGGGGTATGGTGAGTGCACGCGTTGCCTGGCGTAAAGGGGGAGAGCAGATGCAAGAGGAAAAACGCCTGAGAACTCAAGAAGCGCTGGCGAAGCAAGCCGCTGAGGGAGATGAAATTGACTTCCGGCAGTACCTGGATGAAGGAGAACCGCACGACGTTTTGACCCGTTTGGGAGATCTCTCTCTTGAAGAGCAGAGAGATATGCTTAAGGCAGGGGTTGATGTTACAGAAAAAGGAAGAACGGGGACGTATATTCAAAAGGATCATTCGGTGATTCACACCGGTGTTTACCAGGAAGGGCTTGAAGTTTTAAGTATTACCGAGGCTTTAGAACGCTATCCCTGGTTGGATGATTATTACTGGCGGACGGTTGCGGCAGATGCCGATAAATATACGGCCCGCGCCGAGCTTCACCGGGAGCACGGTTACTTTATCCGGGCACTCCCGGGTGTGAAGGCAATCTACCCCGTTCAGGCCTGCCTCTATATCACGCAAGAAGGGCTAATTCAAGATGTTCATAATATCGTCATTGCCGAGGAAGGCTCCGAGCTCCATATTATTACAGGCTGCACAACAGGACACAATGTTTCGTCCGGGATGCACATCGGAGTTTCGGAGTTTTACATCAAGAAAAACGCGAAACTGAGCTTTACAATGGTACATAGCTGGGCCGAAAATGTCGCGGTACGCCCGCGGACGGGGACCATCGTCGAAGAGGGAGGAGTTTTTCTTTCCAATTATATTTGTATGCAGCCGGTGCGCTCCCTCCAGATGTACCCCACCACCTATCTATTGGGAGAGAGGAGCCTGGCGCGGTACCACTCAATTCTGGTGGGACAACCCGGGTCTCGCCTTGACGTGGGATCACGGGTCGTGCTGCAGGGCAAAAAAAGCCGGGCGGAAATTATTGCCCGCTCTATTACAAAAGGAGGATATATCATCAACCGCGGCCACCTGGTAGGCGAAATTGCCGATGTTAAAGGGCATCTAGAATGCCGGGGTTTGATGCTCGCCCCTGAGGGAGTAATTTACGCAGTTCCGGAGCTGGAAGCCAGGGTAGATGGTGTGGAGCTTTCCCACGAAGCTGCAGTCGGTAAGATCGCGGAGGAAGAAATCGAGTACCTGATGGCACGCGGCCTCACGGAAGAAGAAGCGACTGCTACCATCGTCCGGGGCTTCTTAAACGTAAAGATCATGGGACTTCCCCCTGAGCTGGAAGAGGAGGTCCGGCGGGCGATTGAAGCAAGCGATCGATCCGAACTGTAAGTGATTTTCTTAAAAGCCGGGATCGGGCTGAAGTTGATACTGGTAGTCAAAAACCAGTTTGGAGATTACGGAAATTTCCTGAAAGGCTGCAGGGACGTCCGGTTGGTTCTGAGAAAGTACGATAAGGATGTAGGGGCGGTCGGGAGCAAAAATGATGCCGGCATCATTGGCGACTCCTTCGAGATCGCCTTCTTTATGGGCCACCTTGGTTTCATCAGGGAGGAGGGCGGGGAGGCCGCAGTGCCAGACCGGATGTGCCAGGTCGTCGAGGAGCATTTCTCCTAATTCGGGCCGGCGCTTCGCAAAATCCAAGACGCCCGACAGGTAAAACCCCTGGTCCCGGGGGGTTGTGTAATTATCCCCATCAGGCCAGGGGTTTGTTCCTCCAAGGGCCTTCATAAATTGCACAACATTCGGGGGTCCTACCAAACGCTTGATCATTTTGTAAGCAATGTTATCGGAAAGGGTTATTGCCACCTTCGCAAGGGCGCGCAGCGTCAACCGGTCCCCTTCTTTAATTATATATTGCAGGTAGCCCGAGCCCGTACTGTAATCTGTATTTGGCTGGTAGGCGAGGCGCTGTTTCAGGCTGTAGCTGCCGGCGGCAATTTTTTCGTAAAGATAAAGGACGTAAGGGACCTTGACGCAGCTTGCCTGGAGAAATAACTCACTGTCATTAATTCCGAAGGTCTTTTCTGTCCTTAGATCCTTAAAATAAATGCCGAAAATCCCCTGTTTCGCTTCCAGGTGTTTTTTCAACTCTAAAGCCAGGGGAAGGTAAACCCGGTCCGCGGTGATTTTTACCCCGCTTTTGCGCTCTTTGTCTGGATGCTGATTAAAAAGGCTGTTCATTTGAGATCCCCCAACCTTCAAAAAGCTTTTTTATACTTGGTATTCAGCACGCCCGCAGTTTAGACCGCGGCCTGTTCTTTTTTTGGGTCTTCGGTTTCGGGTTCTGCTACTTGACCTGACGAGTTTGCATATTTTGAGCGGCGGTGTTATAATTTTGGTGCTGATGAAAGGAAACAATCAGGCAAGCAGTCTGGGTGATCGCGCGTACAGAGGCCGAAAGGCGGTGCGTGAGGAAAGTCCGGGCTCCGTAGGGCAGGGTGCTGGGTAATACCCAGTGGGGGTGACCCTAAGGAAAGTGCCACAGAAATGGAGACCGCCCCGCACTCACCGGACCGGAGAAGCATTGGAGATTTCAAATTTGACCTGTGACGGAAATTTGCTCAAGCGTCTTTGGTGCGGTGAGTGCGGGGCAAGGGTGCAACGGTGCGGTAAGAGCGCACCAGCGGTCAGGCAACTGGCCGGCTAGGTAAACCCCACCTGGAGCAAGACCGAATAGAGAGGCTAGGGAGTGGCCCGCTCCGCCTCCGGGTAGGTCGCTGGAGGCCCCAGGCAACTGGCGGCTCGAGAGAGATGATCATCGCCTTCGATTTTCGAAGGAACAGAACCCGGCTTACAGGACTGCTTGCTTAATTGAAAAAAAGGAAGCGCGGGAAGTCGAGGCCCCTCCTTCCCGCGCTTTTCCTTAATACGCTCCACGATTTCCATGCTGTTATTGTATCATTCTCTTAAAAAACAATTTGTCAAAAAGGGGAAGATCCTCATCATGATAGTTAGTTTCAGTGCTCTTAAGAAGGGATCAGGCGTTGAAGCCTGCGCAGGGCCTGCAGTTTCTCCTCGCGGCCCAATTTTGCTTCTTTAATGGCCTGTTCGAGAATGGTGATTGATCGGTCGTAGGTCCGCCGGTCTACAGGGTAGGGATAGCCGTCTTTCCCCCCGTGCGCGAAGCTGAACTTGGCCGGATCCTGGTAGCTGGGCCGGGCCCCGTAAGCCAATTCGGCGATCAGGGAGAGAGCGCGGATGGTTTTGGGGCCCACCCCGGGGATCGAGAGAACCGCTTCGAAGTTTTCAGGCTGCTGCTCGTAGGTTTTCAGGAGGACCCGCTCCAAACTGGACGGTTTGAGGTGTTCCAGGTATAACGAATGCCGGGAAGGCAGGGCCAGTTGGTTGTATTCTCGCGTAACCCGTTCCGGATTCAAACAGCCTAAAGCGGCAATTGTGCTGCGGGATTCTTCACTCGCTCTGGCAACCAGGTTGAGGACATGTTTTTCTTTGTGATCGCAGCAGATTGCGTTGTGGGGCTCGCTAACGAAATCTGATACTTTCTTGCCCAGCCAGTGGTAGCGGCGGGCGCGCCGGAGGTCTGGATTCATCCCCTGCTGGATCACGGCCCATTCACCACGCGCCGTGAAAATAAAGGTGTGGTGGTAGAGCTGGTACCCGTCCTGCACGGCGGAGTTGTCCACTTTCGCGCTCATCCTGCTTGCGTAAACGAGTCTTTCCGCACTTCGTGAAAGGGCAAATTTCTCTGCGTACATAAGGATTTCCTGGGGTGTCTTCAGGGACGTCTTTCCCTTCCCGCCGGCAATGAATAAACCCAACTCCCTTTCGTTACCCCGCAGACCCTCTTTCAGTGCCCCGCAAACTGTCGTTGTCAGGCCCGAAGAGTGCCAGTCAAAACCAAGCAGACACCCCAGGGCCTGAAACCAGAAAGGGTCGGCCAGCTTGTCCAAAACTCCCGCCGGTCCTTCTTCGCGCACCAGCAGAATTAAAATTGACCTGGTCAATTTCGTCATCCGCTCGAAGAGCCACCGCGGGCACTGCCCGTTGTGCAGCGGAAGGTCGACGCTTCCGGTACGCACCTGCCTCGCCCCTTTCATCCGCCTTATTTTAACCCTTCTTTTGACGTGAGACAAGTCCTTTCGAAATTCTTCCCGTTTAAGCAAGTCCCCAAAGAGAACATTTAATTATAACAAATTTTCATAAGTAATATAAAGGATATTTGTAGATGATGACAAATATATTAGACATTGGAATTTAACCTATAACAAACAGTAAGAAGAATCAAGAGGAAGATTAAAAGCAATTTATATGGAAAGGGGTATCTGAAATGGAGCGGAGAGATTGGCTGATCGTGGGAACCGGCTTAGTAATCGGGGTCTTAGCGGCACTCCTTGTTAAGTTTGGAAACCCGGGAAATATGGGTTTCTGCATTGCCTGCTTTATTCGGGATATTACAGGTGCGTTGGGACTGCACCGTGCGGCGGCGGTCCAGTATTTGCGGCCTGAAATTCCCGGCTTGCTTTTAGGTGCTTTTGTTGCGGCTGTACTTGGCGGGGAATTTCGGGGCCGGGGCGGGTCCGGCAGTTTAATCCGGTTTTTGTTGGGGTTTTTTATGATGGTTGGCGCACTGGTATTTTTGGGCTGTCCCCTTCGTATGCTTCTCCGGTTAGGGGGCGGAGACCTCAACGCATTGCTGGGTTTAGCGGGCTTTATTGTTGGCGTTATCGGTGGAGTGGAATTTTTAAAACGGGGCTATAACCTGGGGCGTGCCCAGCGGGGTTCAATCGTCGGGGGTCTTATCATACCTTTCGCTGCAGTTATTGTGCTGGCTCTGGCAGTTTACCGGCCGCTCTTTGATCCGGTGGCAGGGGGGCCGGTATTCGCAAGCGCCCAGGGCCCCGGGTCTCTTTTTGCGCCTCTTCTCGTAAGTTTGGGAGCGGGACTTCTCGTCGGGTTTCTTGCCCAGCGTGCCCGCTTGTGCCTCAGCGGAGGAATCCGGGATTTTGTGCTCACTAAAGATTCCTATCTTCTCAAAGGCTACGGAGCAATTTTGGGAGGAGTCTTGCTGGCAAACCTCTTCTTAGTTCAATTTCATTTAAGCTTTGCCAACCAACCCATTGCTCATACCGATGGCGCCTG contains these protein-coding regions:
- a CDS encoding acetyl-CoA carboxylase carboxyltransferase subunit alpha, which codes for MLLDFEKPLVELESRIAELKKYAGDKGIALNAEIELLEKRALELKREIYQNLTPWQRTQLARHPERPNALDYIKFLFTDFLALFGDRCSGDDSAVIGGIACFEGYPVTIIGHVKGHNTRENLARNFGMPHPEGFRKALRLVQQAEKFHRPVISFVDTPGAYSGIGAEERGQAWAIARNLYAFAQVRTPVIVVVTGEGGSGGALALGVGDVLLMFENAIFSVISPEGCAAILWKDAGRAPEAAAALKLTAPELLELGVIDGMVPEPLGGAHRDPPGAAENLRQVLRKGLDELKQVNIDAIVFNRWNRLRSIGKF
- the pfkA gene encoding 6-phosphofructokinase, with the translated sequence MRFVSRIGVLTSGGDAPGMNAAVRAVVRKAIYHGLEVIGIRRGYLGLLQKDFMKLSLGSVADIIHRGGTMLRTARCEEFKTPEGQARAVDNLQEEGIEGVIIIGGDGSFRGALALARYGVAVAGVPATIDNDLAYTDYSIGFDTAVNNVVDAINRIRDTATSHERTFIIEVMGRHAGHIALFAGLAGGAESILIPEIPYDINDVIFKLERGLSRGKLHSIIIVAEGAASGLAIGEEIQRRTGLETRITILGHIQRGGTPTALDRVIASRMGASAVDLLRTGESGKMVGIVAGKLVSVDLEEVLKHKKELDSETWELAGILAI
- the pyk gene encoding pyruvate kinase; translated protein: MRKTKIVCTIGPASDSLEVIMELIKAGMDVARLNFSHGTHEEHERRLNNLRRAAAELGSNLALMLDTKGPEIRIGRIKGDKVILHEGARVTLTTEEVEGDENRISVTYKGLPRSVKPGDTILLDDGMIGLKVLEAEGTEVHCEVIFGGELKSRKGVNLPGVPLDLPAVTEQDVADINFGIDHEVDFIAASFVRRAADVLAVRRLLEAREADIQIIAKIENEEGVTNLDEIIKVADGVMVARGDLGVEIPTEEVPLIQKKIIEKCNRTGKPVVTATQMLESMIRNPRPTRAEASDVANAILDGTDAVMLSGETAAGRYPVEAVRMMARIAERTEKALDYGQLLRKRAASAPRTITDAISHATCTTAEDLGAAAIITATKSGFTARMVSKYRPRAPIVAVSPSEKVRRKLSLVWGVQALGISHTVNTDEMIQDAVDTGLAEGLIKCGDLVVITAGVPVGVPGTTNLLKVHIVGEVLARGTGIGNRAVIGQVRICKKPEEALAKVNRGDILVATSTDRDFIPGMQKAGAIITEEGGLTSHAAIVGLNLGIPVVVGVEGVTEILKDGGTVTVDSMRGLIYRGATTVL
- a CDS encoding sigma-70 family RNA polymerase sigma factor codes for the protein MYQFYLLAQAEKGNAEAFWILAEHYLPVIFNEVWLLSGSTAETKRMMEQGLLAAWSKIRTMANRGAFQNFLSRTIVETAFSRLRKHKTPLIPGPQDDEIIKEASTPVQAILQLNRLERCLVILRYLENLTLQEIAVLLGKREEQVSEALARILSSLEIPE
- a CDS encoding zf-HC2 domain-containing protein is translated as MTSECESVRKRLSAYLGHDLDWREGERINLHLQHCPSCRTVYLQCRARVEGLRRNLRDWACENRLPEGWNEDFRERLLKAAGHEKKRVPPDKKNLISGKYREPELGERIKIPLILVGGLLLALLVSPFLSWLTMRLPYYGPLVKKILFTDSLQLNWENVYCERFLG
- a CDS encoding ABC transporter ATP-binding protein; this encodes MLKIEDLYVEVAGKKILQGVNLHIKPGETHALFGPNGSGKSTLLGAIVGFRRYRITGGKIFFKGEDVTGLSVHERAQRGIGIAFQRPPVLRGVSMRDLLRISGQGKVENIEELAKPLNFLSFLERDVNVGFSGGEIKRSELLQLLTQDPDLVLLDEPESGVDLENIALIGQAINQLLQKDSFHRRERSRREIKEARQKSGLIITHTGFILDYVPADVGHVLYEGKLSCSGLNPRELLGCIHELGYGECTRCLA
- a CDS encoding SufD family Fe-S cluster assembly protein encodes the protein MQEEKRLRTQEALAKQAAEGDEIDFRQYLDEGEPHDVLTRLGDLSLEEQRDMLKAGVDVTEKGRTGTYIQKDHSVIHTGVYQEGLEVLSITEALERYPWLDDYYWRTVAADADKYTARAELHREHGYFIRALPGVKAIYPVQACLYITQEGLIQDVHNIVIAEEGSELHIITGCTTGHNVSSGMHIGVSEFYIKKNAKLSFTMVHSWAENVAVRPRTGTIVEEGGVFLSNYICMQPVRSLQMYPTTYLLGERSLARYHSILVGQPGSRLDVGSRVVLQGKKSRAEIIARSITKGGYIINRGHLVGEIADVKGHLECRGLMLAPEGVIYAVPELEARVDGVELSHEAAVGKIAEEEIEYLMARGLTEEEATATIVRGFLNVKIMGLPPELEEEVRRAIEASDRSEL
- a CDS encoding class A beta-lactamase-related serine hydrolase, which produces MNSLFNQHPDKERKSGVKITADRVYLPLALELKKHLEAKQGIFGIYFKDLRTEKTFGINDSELFLQASCVKVPYVLYLYEKIAAGSYSLKQRLAYQPNTDYSTGSGYLQYIIKEGDRLTLRALAKVAITLSDNIAYKMIKRLVGPPNVVQFMKALGGTNPWPDGDNYTTPRDQGFYLSGVLDFAKRRPELGEMLLDDLAHPVWHCGLPALLPDETKVAHKEGDLEGVANDAGIIFAPDRPYILIVLSQNQPDVPAAFQEISVISKLVFDYQYQLQPDPGF
- a CDS encoding DUF763 domain-containing protein; protein product: MRTGSVDLPLHNGQCPRWLFERMTKLTRSILILLVREEGPAGVLDKLADPFWFQALGCLLGFDWHSSGLTTTVCGALKEGLRGNERELGLFIAGGKGKTSLKTPQEILMYAEKFALSRSAERLVYASRMSAKVDNSAVQDGYQLYHHTFIFTARGEWAVIQQGMNPDLRRARRYHWLGKKVSDFVSEPHNAICCDHKEKHVLNLVARASEESRSTIAALGCLNPERVTREYNQLALPSRHSLYLEHLKPSSLERVLLKTYEQQPENFEAVLSIPGVGPKTIRALSLIAELAYGARPSYQDPAKFSFAHGGKDGYPYPVDRRTYDRSITILEQAIKEAKLGREEKLQALRRLQRLIPS
- the yedE gene encoding YedE family putative selenium transporter, coding for MERRDWLIVGTGLVIGVLAALLVKFGNPGNMGFCIACFIRDITGALGLHRAAAVQYLRPEIPGLLLGAFVAAVLGGEFRGRGGSGSLIRFLLGFFMMVGALVFLGCPLRMLLRLGGGDLNALLGLAGFIVGVIGGVEFLKRGYNLGRAQRGSIVGGLIIPFAAVIVLALAVYRPLFDPVAGGPVFASAQGPGSLFAPLLVSLGAGLLVGFLAQRARLCLSGGIRDFVLTKDSYLLKGYGAILGGVLLANLFLVQFHLSFANQPIAHTDGAWNFLGMVLVGLAAVLAGGCPLRQLVLSGEGDTDAGMSVLGMVAGAAAAHNFLLASSPAGPTLNGKIVVLLGIVITVFVGWLCREA